One stretch of Microvirga lotononidis DNA includes these proteins:
- a CDS encoding HlyD family type I secretion periplasmic adaptor subunit, translating into MKKRSEIMERKPSMPATYATVHVEAARDRLPPRDPGEPSYRGPVIAGLATIFLGLGGLTTWAFSAHLDSAAIATATVVVDSKRKTISHLEGGILKTLLAHEGEVVKAGQPLLRLDDTRPKAELEQLRSKRLGLEARLVRLRAEQAGLNDLTFPDALLQAGGPTAEDILNAERKYFTARREMFERRVDIQRKTIAQQVAELEAVRSQTEANTRQAELLDRELKAIAGLVEKGYAPRPRLTEMQTRESQLQGNAGELLSRKAKAEQAKAAAELEILSLGNDFQQQVASDIQTAQLELADTVGRIDAATDILRRVEIVSPERGIVTNIRSHTLGSVIGAGQPILDIVPENEPLIVEAKIGLRDVDSVRVGAPVQIRLTAYNSRSTPPLAGKLTYLSADQQMDDRNNYAYFVARAEIAPESLKANSKVTLYPGMPAEVLIVNQPRRAIDYLLAPITESFDRAFREE; encoded by the coding sequence ATGAAAAAGCGTTCTGAGATCATGGAACGGAAGCCGTCCATGCCGGCGACCTACGCGACCGTTCATGTCGAAGCGGCCAGAGACCGCCTCCCGCCGCGGGACCCGGGCGAGCCGTCCTATCGCGGGCCGGTGATCGCCGGGCTGGCGACGATCTTCCTCGGTCTCGGCGGTCTCACCACGTGGGCCTTCTCGGCGCATCTCGACAGTGCCGCGATCGCCACCGCCACCGTCGTGGTCGATTCCAAGCGCAAGACCATCAGCCATCTCGAAGGCGGCATCCTGAAGACCCTGCTCGCCCACGAGGGAGAGGTCGTGAAGGCTGGGCAGCCGCTGCTACGCCTCGACGACACGCGGCCGAAGGCCGAGCTCGAGCAGCTGCGTTCCAAGCGGCTCGGCCTTGAGGCGCGGCTCGTGCGGCTGCGCGCCGAACAGGCCGGGCTGAACGACCTCACCTTTCCCGATGCCCTGCTCCAGGCGGGCGGGCCGACGGCCGAGGACATCCTGAACGCCGAACGGAAGTACTTCACGGCGCGGCGCGAGATGTTCGAACGCCGCGTCGACATCCAACGCAAGACCATCGCCCAGCAGGTGGCGGAACTCGAGGCCGTGAGGTCTCAGACCGAGGCGAATACACGACAGGCGGAACTGCTCGATCGGGAGCTCAAGGCGATCGCGGGCCTCGTCGAGAAGGGCTATGCGCCGCGCCCGCGCCTCACGGAAATGCAGACGCGCGAAAGCCAGCTTCAGGGCAATGCCGGCGAATTGCTGTCGCGCAAGGCGAAGGCGGAACAGGCCAAGGCGGCGGCGGAGTTGGAAATCCTTTCGCTCGGCAACGACTTCCAGCAGCAGGTCGCGTCCGACATCCAGACCGCGCAGCTCGAACTCGCCGATACGGTCGGGCGGATCGACGCCGCGACCGACATTCTGCGACGTGTCGAGATCGTGTCTCCGGAGAGGGGCATCGTGACCAACATCCGCTCGCACACCCTGGGCAGCGTCATCGGCGCCGGCCAGCCGATTCTCGACATCGTGCCGGAGAACGAGCCGCTGATCGTCGAGGCCAAGATCGGACTGCGCGACGTCGATTCCGTTCGCGTCGGGGCGCCGGTCCAGATCCGGCTGACAGCCTACAACAGCCGCAGCACGCCACCGCTCGCGGGAAAGCTGACCTATCTGTCGGCCGACCAGCAGATGGACGACCGGAACAACTACGCCTATTTCGTCGCTCGCGCCGAGATCGCGCCCGAAAGCCTCAAGGCGAATTCCAAGGTCACCCTCTATCCCGGAATGCCGGCCGAAGTCCTGATCGTCAACCAACCCCGGCGCGCCATCGACTACCTGCTGGCACCGATCACCGAAAGTTTCGACCGCGCATTCCGTGAGGAATGA
- a CDS encoding type I secretion system permease/ATPase, with translation MSKTANSQAADILHQGRKAFAVGVAYAAALSAVINVLQLIVPLFMLQVHDRVVNSQSTDTLIMLIIVSAIGLVIYCILDYVRALTYQVMASKLVRKLNLPVLEAAISASVTKGISKSGQSIRDLNDIRTFIVGSAISVPLEAFWAPIFLAVLFALHWLYGLVALVSATIIISLSLLSDFLTRRAMKRANESSLQNISEIGGTLRHAEAIEAMGMLPALSERWRHSQLHTQDLLDVVTRRSRAMASFTRTCRYAMQIAVLSVGAILVIKQEVSPGSMVASSIIMGRMLLPFDSMVDGWRQWVLAISAWKNVSDLIEHQAPKRETKPTPRTQGDLTVDRLVYAPPGSDVPVLKGISFTLAPGEVLGIVGPSAAGKSTLARALIGVTKPTSGGVYLDGNNVYLWERGSFGDMVGYLPQSVSLLDGTIRDNIARMRDSDPRLVLEAARLADVHEMIGRLPLGYDTPLGDGGLALSGGQRQRIGLARAIYGKPRLIVLDEPNSNLDTDGERALVRTIEALRADGAIIILIAHRPSVMQAADKLMVLQEGRISQFGPRTSVVSTITPGEKPIAAVKGSA, from the coding sequence ATGAGCAAAACGGCCAATTCCCAAGCTGCCGATATCCTTCACCAGGGGCGCAAGGCATTTGCCGTCGGCGTGGCCTACGCGGCCGCCCTGAGTGCCGTCATCAACGTGCTTCAGCTGATCGTCCCCCTCTTCATGCTGCAGGTCCATGACCGTGTCGTGAACAGCCAGAGCACGGACACGTTGATCATGCTGATCATCGTCTCCGCCATCGGCCTCGTCATCTACTGCATTCTGGATTACGTGCGCGCCCTCACCTACCAGGTGATGGCGAGCAAGCTGGTCAGAAAACTGAATCTCCCGGTTCTGGAAGCCGCGATCTCCGCCTCCGTGACGAAGGGCATCTCCAAGTCCGGGCAATCGATCCGCGACCTCAACGACATTCGCACGTTCATCGTCGGCAGCGCGATCAGCGTCCCGCTGGAAGCCTTCTGGGCTCCCATCTTCCTCGCAGTCCTGTTTGCCCTCCACTGGCTCTATGGCCTGGTGGCCCTGGTCTCGGCCACCATCATCATCTCCTTGAGCCTTCTGTCCGATTTCCTGACGCGCAGGGCCATGAAGCGCGCCAACGAATCGTCGTTGCAGAACATCAGCGAGATCGGCGGCACCCTTCGTCACGCCGAGGCGATCGAGGCCATGGGCATGCTCCCGGCCCTCTCGGAGCGGTGGCGGCATTCCCAACTGCACACGCAGGATCTTCTGGACGTCGTGACCCGCCGGAGCCGCGCCATGGCATCGTTCACCCGCACCTGCCGGTATGCCATGCAGATCGCCGTTCTGTCGGTCGGGGCCATTCTGGTCATCAAGCAGGAGGTCAGCCCGGGCTCGATGGTGGCGTCGAGCATCATCATGGGCCGCATGCTCCTGCCCTTCGATTCGATGGTCGACGGCTGGCGGCAATGGGTGCTCGCCATATCGGCCTGGAAGAACGTGAGCGATCTCATCGAGCACCAGGCTCCCAAGCGCGAGACGAAGCCGACGCCGCGCACGCAGGGCGATCTTACGGTCGACCGGCTGGTCTATGCTCCTCCCGGGTCCGACGTTCCCGTGCTCAAGGGCATCTCGTTCACCCTCGCGCCGGGCGAAGTGCTCGGCATCGTCGGCCCCTCGGCGGCCGGCAAGTCCACTCTCGCCCGCGCGCTGATCGGCGTGACCAAGCCCACGTCGGGCGGGGTCTATCTCGACGGCAACAACGTCTATCTCTGGGAGCGCGGCTCGTTCGGCGACATGGTCGGCTACCTGCCGCAGAGCGTCTCTCTCCTCGACGGGACCATCCGGGACAACATCGCCCGGATGCGCGATTCGGACCCGCGCCTCGTCCTGGAGGCCGCCCGCCTCGCCGACGTCCATGAAATGATCGGCCGCCTGCCGCTCGGATACGACACGCCGTTGGGCGACGGGGGTCTCGCCCTCTCCGGCGGCCAGCGCCAGCGGATCGGCCTAGCGCGGGCCATCTACGGCAAGCCGCGCCTGATCGTGCTCGACGAGCCCAATTCCAATCTCGACACGGACGGCGAGAGGGCTCTCGTGCGCACCATCGAGGCCCTGCGCGCCGACGGCGCCATCATCATCCTGATCGCGCACCGCCCCTCCGTCATGCAGGCCGCCGACAAGCTCATGGTTCTCCAGGAGGGCAGGATCAGCCAGTTCGGTCCGAGAACCTCCGTCGTGAGCACGATCACCCCCGGCGAGAAGCCGATTGCCGCCGTGAAAGGAAGCGCATGA
- a CDS encoding winged helix DNA-binding protein, with amino-acid sequence MQNISNSLPWVVAQDESDPLLPTALQALTRRGDAPASPTEGSEAPQGEQAVISHIEIVRVIERLHRRSLDLVRADLIEAGIDDLSPSQVMMLFTIGSSELSVRDLIERGYYLGSNASYSLKRLVEAEYVIRTASERDRRSARIRLSEKGRALCDMIRQNDKTYQQLMARNEAEVRNLETTFRTLKRIEQTWSNAVRYRDMGSDE; translated from the coding sequence ATGCAAAATATATCAAACTCATTGCCTTGGGTCGTCGCGCAGGACGAGTCCGATCCTCTGTTGCCCACGGCGCTGCAGGCGCTCACACGCAGGGGCGATGCACCCGCGAGTCCGACTGAAGGATCCGAAGCGCCTCAGGGGGAGCAGGCCGTCATCAGCCATATCGAGATCGTTCGCGTGATCGAGAGGTTGCACCGGCGTTCGCTCGATCTCGTGCGGGCCGATCTCATCGAGGCCGGGATCGACGATTTGAGCCCGTCCCAGGTCATGATGCTGTTCACCATCGGGTCGAGCGAGCTGTCTGTCCGCGACCTGATCGAGCGCGGCTACTATCTTGGGTCGAATGCGTCCTACAGTCTCAAGCGGCTCGTCGAGGCCGAGTATGTCATTCGCACGGCCTCGGAGCGCGATCGCCGATCCGCCCGCATCCGCCTATCGGAGAAGGGGCGCGCCTTGTGCGACATGATCCGGCAGAACGACAAGACGTATCAGCAGCTCATGGCCCGCAACGAGGCGGAAGTGCGCAACCTGGAGACGACATTCCGGACGCTGAAGCGCATCGAGCAGACATGGAGCAATGCCGTCCGCTATCGCGACATGGGCTCGGATGAGTGA
- a CDS encoding GntR family transcriptional regulator, producing MTATDSPLKKPWMNVADLIARDVRSGSFAPGTWLKQIDLEHRYGSGRSDIRRALDYLAQKRLVQHVPNRGYHVVLPDSDQTAHILELRVILETAAVDSIVANATPAAVARIQALARSFDEMILHGTVLEQYEANLAFHRELLGLCSNPELSSLVTDLRSRTSSALAGQWSTRARVEQSSREHHAMVEALDARDAQRLRDLIALHIRQPKHSAPGM from the coding sequence ATGACCGCGACGGATTCTCCCTTGAAGAAGCCCTGGATGAATGTCGCCGATCTGATCGCGCGGGACGTGCGATCCGGCTCCTTCGCTCCAGGCACGTGGCTGAAGCAGATCGACCTCGAGCATCGCTACGGGTCCGGCCGCTCCGACATCCGTCGCGCGCTCGACTATCTCGCGCAGAAGCGGCTGGTGCAGCACGTGCCCAATCGCGGCTATCATGTCGTCCTGCCCGACAGCGATCAGACGGCCCATATTCTCGAGCTCCGGGTCATTCTCGAGACGGCCGCCGTCGACAGCATCGTGGCCAATGCGACACCCGCAGCCGTCGCGCGGATTCAGGCTCTCGCCCGCAGCTTCGACGAGATGATCCTCCACGGCACCGTCCTGGAGCAATACGAAGCGAACCTCGCCTTTCATCGGGAACTTCTCGGTTTGTGCTCCAACCCGGAACTATCCTCTCTCGTGACGGATCTGAGGAGCAGGACGTCGTCCGCATTGGCCGGTCAATGGAGCACGCGGGCGCGCGTCGAGCAGTCGAGCCGCGAACATCATGCCATGGTCGAGGCTCTCGATGCCCGGGACGCGCAGCGGCTCAGGGACCTTATCGCCCTGCACATCCGCCAGCCCAAACATTCGGCTCCTGGCATGTAG
- a CDS encoding M20 family metallopeptidase, protein MSGKNASEIWELVEAKRQVFYDLSDRVWDMPELNFEEHRSCAEHVAVLEQQGFRITRDVAGIPTAVMGEAGEGGPVIAILGEYDALPGLSQVAGVAEQKPLVAGGNGHGCGHNLLGSGSLMAATAVKDYLEAHGVKGRVRYYGCPAEEGGSAKGFMVRAGVFDDVDIAISWHPAPFAGVNNPISLACNEINFHFSGRASHAAASPHLGRSALDAVELMNVGVNYMREHMPSTARIHYAVTDTGGIAPNVVQAKATVRYLIRARDLPEMQGLLHRVKKIAEGAALMTETSVRSEIVSGDANLVGNTPLEQLMHQNLERLGPPVFDEQDRAFAAEIQKTLSVEDIKSSFARFGLKPRMGVPLCDTIFPPESGDGTLVGSTDVGTVSWVVPTVQMRGATYAVGTPGHSWQLVAQGKAPAAHKGMEHAAKVMAGTAVDLLLDPALIDAAKADFRERLEGTPFVNPIPDDVDPPVMARES, encoded by the coding sequence GTGTCGGGAAAAAATGCCTCGGAGATCTGGGAGCTGGTCGAGGCCAAGCGGCAGGTCTTCTATGACCTCAGCGATCGGGTCTGGGACATGCCCGAGCTCAATTTCGAGGAACACCGCTCTTGTGCCGAACACGTCGCGGTCCTTGAGCAGCAGGGTTTTCGGATCACCCGCGACGTCGCCGGCATCCCGACCGCCGTCATGGGCGAGGCGGGTGAGGGCGGACCGGTCATCGCCATCCTGGGCGAGTACGACGCCCTGCCGGGACTGAGCCAGGTTGCGGGAGTGGCCGAGCAGAAGCCGCTTGTCGCAGGCGGCAACGGTCATGGCTGCGGCCATAACCTGCTCGGCAGCGGCTCGCTCATGGCCGCGACGGCCGTGAAGGATTACCTGGAGGCTCATGGCGTCAAGGGACGCGTCCGCTATTACGGCTGCCCGGCCGAGGAAGGCGGATCGGCCAAGGGCTTCATGGTGCGGGCGGGGGTCTTCGACGACGTCGACATCGCCATTTCCTGGCATCCCGCACCTTTCGCCGGCGTCAACAACCCGATTTCGCTGGCCTGCAACGAGATCAACTTCCATTTCAGCGGACGGGCCTCCCACGCGGCGGCCTCGCCCCATCTGGGCCGAAGCGCGCTGGATGCGGTCGAGCTCATGAATGTCGGCGTCAATTATATGCGCGAGCATATGCCGAGCACCGCGCGCATTCATTATGCCGTCACCGACACGGGTGGAATCGCACCGAACGTGGTGCAGGCCAAGGCGACGGTGCGCTATCTGATCCGCGCGCGCGACCTGCCTGAAATGCAGGGATTGCTCCATCGGGTGAAGAAGATCGCCGAGGGAGCAGCGCTGATGACGGAGACGTCCGTTCGCAGCGAGATCGTCAGCGGCGACGCTAACCTGGTCGGCAACACACCGCTGGAGCAGTTGATGCACCAGAACCTGGAGCGGCTCGGGCCGCCCGTCTTCGACGAGCAGGACAGGGCCTTCGCGGCCGAGATCCAGAAGACGCTCTCCGTCGAGGACATCAAGTCGTCCTTCGCGCGCTTCGGCCTGAAGCCGCGCATGGGCGTCCCTTTGTGCGATACGATCTTTCCGCCTGAGAGCGGGGATGGAACGCTCGTGGGGTCCACCGATGTCGGAACCGTCAGCTGGGTGGTGCCGACCGTTCAGATGCGCGGCGCCACCTATGCCGTCGGCACGCCCGGACATTCCTGGCAGCTCGTGGCGCAGGGCAAGGCGCCGGCCGCCCACAAGGGCATGGAGCATGCCGCGAAGGTGATGGCCGGCACGGCGGTCGATCTCCTTCTCGACCCCGCCTTGATCGACGCTGCCAAGGCCGATTTCCGCGAGCGGCTCGAGGGGACGCCCTTCGTCAACCCGATCCCGGACGACGTCGATCCGCCCGTCATGGCGAGGGAGAGTTGA
- a CDS encoding transporter substrate-binding domain-containing protein, translating to MKTIGKILALALTGATLALGTGAMAQEKTWTKVRIATEGAFAPWNFTKPDGTLDGFEIDLYKDLCKRMKVECTIEAQSFDGIIPALNAGKFDAIMAGMSATAKREEVMAFTQAYGTTGQTFAVLKSSPLATMPLNGKIFSLATNEAGAAAAIEELKPVLKGKTIGVQGSSIAANFLDKYLKGTAEIREYKTTEQHDLDLTAGRIDLIMASTAYLSGAAAKVGNEEMTLVGPRFQGGMLGRGSSVGLRKSDPELKALFDKAITEAKADGTIEKLSMKYFGFDVTPR from the coding sequence ATGAAGACCATCGGCAAGATTTTGGCACTCGCGCTCACGGGCGCAACGCTCGCGCTTGGGACGGGCGCGATGGCGCAGGAGAAGACCTGGACGAAGGTCCGCATTGCGACGGAAGGCGCCTTCGCGCCGTGGAACTTCACCAAGCCGGACGGGACGCTCGATGGCTTCGAGATCGATCTCTACAAGGATCTCTGCAAGCGCATGAAGGTCGAGTGCACCATCGAGGCGCAGTCCTTCGACGGCATCATCCCGGCGCTGAACGCAGGCAAGTTCGATGCGATCATGGCCGGCATGTCGGCCACGGCCAAGCGCGAGGAGGTGATGGCCTTCACCCAGGCCTACGGCACGACCGGCCAGACATTCGCGGTCCTGAAGTCGAGCCCTCTCGCAACCATGCCCCTGAACGGCAAGATCTTCTCCCTGGCCACCAATGAGGCGGGCGCCGCGGCGGCCATCGAGGAGCTGAAGCCGGTCCTGAAGGGCAAGACCATCGGCGTGCAGGGCTCCTCGATCGCCGCTAACTTCCTCGACAAGTATCTGAAGGGCACGGCGGAGATCCGGGAATACAAGACCACGGAGCAGCACGATCTCGATCTGACGGCCGGGCGCATCGATCTCATCATGGCATCGACGGCCTACCTGTCGGGCGCTGCCGCGAAGGTCGGCAACGAGGAGATGACGCTGGTCGGGCCGCGATTCCAGGGCGGCATGCTCGGACGCGGAAGCTCGGTCGGCCTGCGCAAGAGCGATCCGGAGCTGAAGGCCCTGTTCGACAAGGCCATCACCGAAGCGAAGGCCGACGGGACGATCGAGAAGCTCTCGATGAAGTATTTCGGCTTCGACGTCACGCCGCGCTGA
- a CDS encoding MarR family winged helix-turn-helix transcriptional regulator, translated as MAKLQLEQFLPYRLNRIASAVSQDFRSVYGPHHDLTIPEWRVLATLGQFEEMGAKAIGRHSAMHKTKVSRAVRALEERRWLKRRESEEDRREEILTLTALGRKVYLDIIPKAVAFERRILDELGPEAKPLLKVLERLERIFGAD; from the coding sequence ATGGCCAAACTCCAGCTCGAACAATTCCTGCCCTACCGGCTCAACCGGATCGCCTCGGCGGTCTCGCAGGATTTCCGCTCCGTCTACGGCCCCCATCACGACCTGACGATTCCGGAATGGCGGGTGCTGGCAACCCTTGGACAGTTCGAGGAAATGGGCGCCAAGGCCATCGGCCGGCACTCGGCCATGCACAAGACCAAGGTGAGCCGCGCCGTGCGCGCCCTGGAGGAGAGGCGCTGGCTCAAGCGCCGCGAGAGCGAGGAGGACAGACGGGAGGAAATCCTGACCCTCACGGCGCTCGGCCGGAAGGTCTATCTCGATATCATCCCGAAAGCGGTGGCGTTCGAGCGCCGCATCCTGGACGAGCTCGGCCCGGAGGCCAAGCCGCTCCTCAAGGTGCTGGAGCGGCTCGAACGCATTTTCGGCGCAGACTGA
- the hmgA gene encoding homogentisate 1,2-dioxygenase, with protein MNVQNPSLKGQAAERLESAIQPGYMSGFGNGFETEALPGALPIGRNSPQKCSYGLYAEQLSGSPFTAPRTTNERSWLYRIRPTVTHWGEFQKADIGLWRTAPAVEVEIPIAPMRWSPIPLPEESVSFLEGVRTITTAGDAGSQAGMGAHVYLITRSMVDEYFYNADGEMLFVPQQGDVRLWTEFGIIDIEPGEIAVIPRGVKIRVELPNGPARGYFCENYGGAFTLPERGPIGANCLANPRDFLTPVAAYEDKDAPSKMYVKWGGSLWVADMDHSPLDVVAWHGNYAPYKYDLRRYSPVGPILYDHADPSIFTVLTSPSETPGTANIDFVIFPDRWLVAENTFRPPWYHMNVMSEFMGLIYGVYDAKTGGGFVPGGMSLHNTMLPHGPDMDAFEKASNVELKPHRLEGTLAFMFETRFPQKVTAFAAGTESLQKDYGAYGHKLKKHFNPNQR; from the coding sequence ATGAATGTCCAGAATCCATCCCTGAAAGGCCAAGCCGCCGAACGGCTGGAGAGCGCCATCCAGCCCGGCTACATGTCCGGTTTCGGCAACGGCTTCGAGACCGAGGCTCTGCCCGGGGCGCTCCCCATCGGTCGGAACTCGCCCCAGAAATGCTCCTACGGCCTCTATGCCGAGCAGCTCTCCGGGTCGCCCTTCACCGCGCCGCGCACGACCAACGAGCGCTCCTGGCTCTACCGCATCCGCCCGACGGTCACCCATTGGGGCGAGTTCCAGAAGGCCGATATCGGCCTCTGGCGCACGGCGCCGGCCGTCGAGGTGGAGATCCCGATCGCGCCCATGCGCTGGAGCCCCATCCCGCTGCCCGAGGAGAGCGTCTCGTTCCTCGAAGGCGTGCGCACCATCACCACGGCGGGCGATGCCGGCAGCCAAGCCGGCATGGGCGCCCATGTCTATCTCATCACCCGCTCCATGGTGGACGAGTACTTCTACAATGCCGACGGCGAGATGCTGTTCGTGCCGCAGCAGGGCGATGTGCGCCTGTGGACGGAGTTCGGCATCATCGACATCGAGCCGGGCGAGATCGCCGTGATCCCGCGTGGCGTGAAGATCCGGGTCGAGCTCCCGAACGGGCCGGCACGGGGATATTTCTGCGAGAATTACGGCGGCGCCTTCACGCTCCCAGAGCGCGGGCCCATCGGGGCCAATTGCCTCGCCAACCCGCGCGATTTCCTCACGCCCGTCGCGGCCTACGAGGACAAGGACGCGCCCTCCAAGATGTACGTGAAGTGGGGCGGCTCGCTGTGGGTCGCCGACATGGATCACTCGCCTCTCGACGTGGTGGCGTGGCACGGCAACTACGCGCCGTACAAGTACGACCTGCGGCGCTACTCGCCGGTGGGCCCGATCCTCTACGATCACGCCGACCCGTCGATCTTCACCGTGCTGACGTCGCCGTCGGAGACGCCCGGCACCGCCAACATCGACTTCGTGATCTTCCCGGACCGCTGGCTCGTGGCGGAGAACACCTTCCGGCCGCCGTGGTACCACATGAACGTGATGAGCGAGTTCATGGGGCTGATCTACGGCGTCTACGACGCCAAGACCGGGGGCGGCTTCGTGCCGGGCGGCATGTCGCTCCACAACACCATGCTGCCGCACGGTCCCGACATGGACGCGTTCGAGAAGGCGAGCAACGTGGAGCTGAAGCCGCACCGGCTCGAAGGCACCTTGGCCTTCATGTTCGAGACCCGCTTCCCGCAGAAGGTGACGGCGTTCGCCGCGGGCACCGAGTCGCTGCAGAAGGATTATGGCGCTTACGGCCATAAGCTGAAGAAGCACTTCAACCCGAACCAGCGCTGA
- the fahA gene encoding fumarylacetoacetase, translating to MTVLDHTHDPKRQSFVPSANGHPDFPIQNLPLGVFSPGDGAPRGGVAIGDRILDLTEALAAGLFTGAAAKAAEAASGSALNAFLALGAGARQALRLRLSDLLAQGSPEQSKVETCLHDAADCTSHLPARIGDYTDFYVGIHHATNIGKQFRPDNPLLPNYKYVPIGYHGRVSSIRPSGVPVRRPRGQAKPADAAVPGFGPSQRLDYELELGVWVGPGNDLGTPIGIAEASGHVGGYCLLNDWSSRDIQAWEYQPLGPFLSKSFGSTISTWIVTPEAMAPFRIAQPKRPEGDPAPLPYLLDEADQREGAFDLELEVLLLTPGLRDKGLKPHRLAVSNARHMYWTVAQMIAHHTSNGCNLQPGDLLGTGTLSGPDRESCGSILETTLGGKNPVVLASGEERRFLEDGDEVILRARGRREGCAPIGFGECRAVILPAL from the coding sequence ATGACTGTGCTCGATCACACGCATGACCCGAAGCGTCAAAGCTTCGTGCCCTCGGCCAACGGCCATCCGGACTTCCCGATCCAGAACCTGCCGCTGGGCGTCTTCAGTCCCGGCGACGGTGCTCCGCGAGGAGGGGTGGCCATCGGCGACAGGATCCTCGATCTCACGGAGGCTCTCGCGGCCGGTCTCTTCACAGGCGCGGCCGCCAAGGCGGCGGAGGCCGCGTCAGGTTCCGCGCTCAACGCCTTTCTGGCGCTTGGAGCCGGAGCGCGGCAGGCGTTGCGCTTGCGGCTGTCCGATCTGCTGGCTCAGGGCAGCCCGGAGCAGAGCAAGGTGGAGACGTGTCTGCACGATGCCGCCGACTGCACATCGCACCTGCCGGCGCGCATCGGCGACTACACAGACTTTTACGTCGGCATTCACCACGCCACCAATATCGGCAAGCAGTTCCGCCCGGACAATCCGCTGCTGCCGAACTATAAATACGTGCCCATCGGCTATCATGGCCGGGTCTCGTCCATCCGCCCGTCCGGCGTGCCCGTGCGCCGCCCGCGGGGTCAGGCGAAGCCTGCGGATGCTGCAGTTCCGGGTTTCGGTCCGAGCCAGCGGCTCGACTACGAGCTGGAGCTCGGCGTCTGGGTCGGGCCCGGCAACGACCTCGGCACGCCGATCGGCATCGCCGAGGCGTCCGGCCATGTCGGCGGCTATTGCCTCCTGAACGATTGGTCGTCTCGCGACATCCAGGCCTGGGAGTACCAGCCGCTGGGACCGTTTCTCTCCAAGAGCTTCGGCAGCACCATCTCGACCTGGATCGTCACGCCGGAAGCGATGGCGCCGTTCCGGATCGCTCAGCCGAAGCGACCGGAGGGCGACCCTGCGCCCTTGCCTTACCTGCTCGACGAGGCCGATCAGCGCGAGGGCGCGTTCGACCTGGAACTCGAGGTCCTGCTCCTCACGCCGGGCTTGCGGGACAAGGGCCTGAAGCCGCACCGGCTCGCCGTGTCGAATGCGCGTCACATGTACTGGACCGTGGCGCAGATGATCGCGCACCACACCAGCAACGGCTGCAATCTTCAGCCGGGCGACCTGCTGGGCACAGGAACGCTCTCGGGGCCTGACCGGGAGAGCTGCGGCAGCATTCTCGAGACGACGCTCGGCGGCAAGAACCCGGTCGTGCTCGCCTCCGGTGAGGAGCGGCGCTTCCTGGAAGACGGCGACGAGGTGATCCTGCGGGCCCGCGGCCGCCGCGAGGGTTGCGCTCCGATCGGCTTCGGCGAGTGCCGGGCCGTGATCCTGCCTGCGCTCTGA
- the maiA gene encoding maleylacetoacetate isomerase has product MKLYTYWRSTSSYRVRIALALKNIEAEQAFIHLVRNGGEQNAPAYRAINPQGRVPALALDAQNVVTQSPAILEYLEEAYPDPALLPSDLVHRAKVRAVAAIIGCDIHPLHNVGPLNHLRQKFERSEQDVTGWIATWVGQGFAAVEALIGDDGFCFGPEPGMADVYLVPQLYAARRFNVPLESYPRILRVEKLAAEHEAFRKAHPSAQPDAE; this is encoded by the coding sequence ATGAAGCTCTATACCTACTGGAGGTCCACCTCCTCCTATCGCGTGCGGATCGCTCTGGCCTTGAAGAACATCGAGGCCGAGCAGGCCTTCATTCACCTCGTCCGTAACGGAGGCGAGCAGAACGCACCCGCCTATCGCGCCATCAATCCGCAAGGCCGCGTGCCGGCTCTTGCTCTCGATGCGCAGAACGTCGTCACTCAATCTCCTGCGATCCTGGAATATCTGGAGGAGGCTTATCCGGATCCCGCGTTGCTTCCATCCGACCTCGTCCACCGGGCGAAGGTGCGCGCCGTTGCCGCGATCATCGGCTGCGACATCCATCCCCTGCACAATGTCGGTCCGCTCAATCACCTGAGACAGAAGTTCGAGCGCTCAGAGCAGGACGTGACGGGCTGGATCGCCACATGGGTGGGGCAGGGGTTTGCCGCCGTCGAAGCGCTGATCGGAGATGACGGCTTCTGCTTCGGGCCCGAACCCGGCATGGCGGATGTCTATCTGGTGCCTCAGCTCTACGCGGCGCGACGGTTCAACGTGCCTCTGGAATCCTATCCCCGCATCCTTCGGGTGGAAAAACTCGCCGCCGAGCACGAGGCCTTCCGGAAAGCGCACCCATCCGCTCAGCCGGATGCGGAGTAG